From one Longimicrobium sp. genomic stretch:
- a CDS encoding ABC transporter ATP-binding protein, whose product MTDGAKTLAIEVNDLTVAYRDKPVLWDVDLEVPQGVLMAIVGPNGAGKSTLIKAILGLVRTAAGQVCIHGRPYRQARGMVAYVPQRGSVDWDFPTSVLDVVMMGRYGALGWLRRPGKRERERAMDALRQVGMEAFAERQISQLSGGQQQRVFLARALVQDAELYLMDEPFQGVDAKTERAIVSVLQELRRAGKTVVVVHHDLETVPEYFDWVLLLNVRRIA is encoded by the coding sequence ATGACTGACGGCGCCAAGACGCTCGCCATCGAGGTCAACGACCTGACGGTGGCGTACCGAGACAAGCCCGTGCTGTGGGACGTGGACCTGGAGGTGCCGCAGGGCGTGCTGATGGCCATCGTCGGCCCCAACGGCGCCGGCAAGAGCACGCTGATCAAGGCGATCCTGGGGCTGGTGCGCACCGCCGCCGGCCAGGTGTGCATCCACGGCCGCCCCTATCGCCAGGCGCGAGGGATGGTGGCCTACGTGCCCCAGCGCGGGAGCGTGGACTGGGACTTCCCCACCTCCGTGCTCGACGTGGTGATGATGGGCCGCTACGGCGCCCTCGGCTGGCTGCGCCGCCCGGGAAAGCGTGAGCGCGAGCGCGCCATGGACGCCCTGCGCCAGGTGGGGATGGAGGCCTTCGCCGAGCGCCAGATCTCGCAGCTCTCCGGCGGCCAGCAGCAGCGCGTCTTTCTGGCCCGCGCCCTGGTCCAGGATGCCGAGCTCTACCTGATGGACGAGCCGTTCCAGGGCGTCGATGCCAAGACGGAGCGCGCCATCGTCTCCGTCCTCCAGGAGCTGCGCCGCGCCGGCAAGACGGTCGTCGTCGTGCACCACGACCTGGAAACGGTCCCGGAGTACTTCGACTGGGTCCTCCTGCTGAACGTGCGCCGCATCGC
- a CDS encoding zinc ABC transporter substrate-binding protein, producing the protein MKLISLRFIAALSFAAVVGMAACAPPEPAASQGRLNVVTTVGMIRDVVQNVGGEHVHATGLMGPGVDPHLYKASEGDVRRLFRADVVFYGGLHLEAKMAEVLEEMGGRTRVVAVTDGIPRDRLLAPPEFKGAHDPHVWFDVRMWEMTVDTIASTLAIADPPNAAAYRRNAVAYHARLDSLDTYVRAQAERVPRQQRVLVTAHDAFNYFGRAYGFEVRGLQGISTASEAGTGDVQALAEFIARRKIPAVFVESSIPRRTIEAVQEAVRDRGWDVRIGGSLYSDAMGNPGTPDGTYDGMVRHNIDTLVGALLRGPGERND; encoded by the coding sequence GTGAAGCTGATCTCACTTCGCTTTATCGCCGCACTGTCGTTCGCCGCCGTGGTTGGAATGGCGGCGTGCGCACCTCCGGAGCCCGCCGCCAGCCAGGGCCGCCTCAACGTCGTCACCACCGTGGGGATGATCCGTGACGTGGTGCAGAACGTCGGCGGCGAGCACGTGCACGCGACGGGGCTCATGGGCCCGGGCGTGGACCCGCACCTGTACAAGGCGAGCGAGGGGGACGTGCGGCGGCTCTTCAGGGCGGACGTCGTGTTCTACGGCGGGCTGCACCTGGAGGCGAAGATGGCCGAGGTGCTGGAGGAGATGGGCGGTCGCACCCGCGTAGTCGCGGTCACCGACGGCATTCCGCGCGACCGGCTCCTGGCGCCGCCCGAGTTCAAAGGGGCGCACGACCCGCACGTCTGGTTCGACGTCCGGATGTGGGAGATGACGGTGGACACCATCGCCAGCACCCTCGCCATCGCCGACCCGCCGAACGCCGCCGCCTACCGGCGCAACGCCGTGGCCTACCACGCGCGGCTGGACTCGTTGGACACTTACGTGCGCGCGCAGGCGGAGCGGGTGCCGCGCCAGCAGCGGGTGCTGGTGACGGCGCACGACGCTTTCAACTACTTCGGACGCGCGTACGGCTTCGAGGTGCGCGGGCTGCAGGGGATCAGCACCGCCTCCGAGGCGGGGACGGGCGACGTGCAGGCGCTGGCGGAGTTCATCGCGCGGAGGAAGATCCCGGCCGTCTTCGTGGAGTCGTCCATCCCGCGCCGCACCATCGAGGCGGTGCAGGAAGCGGTACGCGACCGCGGCTGGGACGTGCGGATCGGCGGCTCGCTCTACTCGGACGCCATGGGCAATCCTGGAACCCCCGACGGGACGTACGACGGGATGGTCCGCCACAACATCGACACCCTGGTGGGCGCGCTGCTGCGCGGTCCTGGAGAACGGAATGACTGA